In Lewinellaceae bacterium, a single window of DNA contains:
- a CDS encoding PKD domain-containing protein, with product MKASIILAVFCFISNLLYTQDIFERQKRDYIWLIGNSPLISGGNDMTLLNFNSIPPEIISTDINMDFWHTNASVCDASGNLLFYTNGIEVRNFNNDTLATGLAPTQMSEQWDNNGYINPQGALILPVPGSDFLYYIFHEDRDWAPHGGSWVQNLFYTKVDMSANNGLGAAIEKNIPIINDTLAYGRIVATPHANGRDWWIVIPERDNNRYYSVLFTPDGIEKVKNVQIGDSIVTGGHQSSFSPDGAKYARIDIKYTGESEHRVTIYDFDRCTGEFTSFTSFTFIDLAFGGGGLAFSENSRFLYVTSWFNVYQFDLNVPNVEATMIKVAEYDGFEDPIYDLNTDFKLAQLGPNGKIYIACATNANYLHIIHTPNSRDLACNVEQHGLELVALNNRSIPNFPYYGLGPLDGSPCDTLGIDNPPPQAAFSYAVEDSAALQVAFYDGTRFSPESWLWDFGEGQSSTERFPVHAYTEAGVYEVCLTASNQTGSDTVCDTVGFVVSGSLSVVRSGAAVGVFPNPASDMATLSAQGLPAAVREAELVVYDALGREVLWQEAPVLNGGILQQLDLTYLPAGVYFWALRADSGEGLGVGRVARR from the coding sequence ATATCAGGAGGCAATGATATGACTTTGTTGAATTTTAATTCCATCCCTCCGGAAATCATTAGCACCGATATCAACATGGATTTTTGGCATACCAATGCCAGTGTATGCGATGCTTCCGGCAATTTGTTGTTTTACACTAATGGCATCGAGGTAAGGAATTTCAACAACGATACTTTGGCCACCGGTTTGGCTCCTACACAAATGTCTGAACAATGGGATAATAATGGATATATTAACCCACAAGGTGCTCTGATATTACCCGTACCGGGATCAGATTTTCTTTATTACATCTTTCATGAAGACAGGGACTGGGCTCCTCATGGAGGAAGTTGGGTACAAAACTTGTTTTACACAAAAGTTGATATGTCAGCAAATAATGGGCTAGGGGCAGCAATAGAAAAAAATATTCCTATTATCAATGATACCCTTGCTTATGGGCGGATAGTTGCTACGCCCCATGCTAACGGAAGAGACTGGTGGATAGTCATACCAGAAAGAGACAATAACCGGTATTATTCTGTTTTATTTACTCCTGATGGTATAGAAAAAGTAAAAAATGTTCAAATAGGCGATTCAATAGTTACCGGAGGTCATCAATCTTCCTTTTCTCCGGATGGCGCCAAATACGCGAGGATTGATATCAAATATACAGGTGAGTCTGAACACCGAGTAACAATCTATGATTTTGACCGCTGTACTGGAGAGTTTACTAGTTTTACCTCATTTACTTTTATCGATTTAGCCTTTGGAGGCGGGGGGCTGGCTTTTTCTGAAAACAGCCGTTTTCTTTACGTCACCTCCTGGTTCAATGTGTATCAGTTTGACCTGAATGTTCCAAATGTTGAAGCTACAATGATAAAGGTTGCCGAGTATGACGGTTTTGAAGACCCTATTTATGATCTCAATACTGATTTCAAATTAGCTCAATTGGGCCCCAACGGTAAAATATATATTGCTTGTGCTACCAACGCAAACTATCTTCATATCATCCATACACCTAATAGTCGAGATCTAGCCTGCAATGTCGAGCAACACGGCCTGGAGTTGGTAGCCTTAAACAACCGCAGCATCCCCAACTTCCCCTACTACGGCTTAGGCCCTTTAGATGGTAGCCCCTGCGATACCCTCGGCATCGACAACCCGCCGCCGCAGGCGGCCTTCAGCTACGCCGTCGAAGACAGCGCTGCCCTGCAAGTAGCCTTTTACGACGGCACGCGCTTCAGCCCCGAGAGCTGGCTCTGGGATTTTGGAGAAGGGCAGAGCAGCACGGAGCGCTTTCCCGTGCATGCATACACGGAGGCGGGCGTGTATGAGGTGTGTTTGACGGCCAGCAATCAGACGGGGAGCGATACGGTATGCGATACGGTGGGGTTTGTTGTTAGTGGTTCGTTGTCTGTTGTCCGTTCCGGAGCGGCGGTGGGGGTGTTTCCGAACCCGGCGTCCGATATGGCTACGTTGTCTGCTCAGGGGCTTCCGGCAGCAGTGCGGGAGGCGGAGTTGGTGGTGTATGACGCGCTGGGGCGGGAGGTGTTGTGGCAGGAGGCGCCGGTGTTGAATGGCGGCATTTTGCAGCAGTTAGATTTGACGTACTTGCCGGCGGGGGTGTATTTTTGGGCATTGCGGGCGGATTCCGGCGAGGGGCTGGGAGTGGGTAGGGTGGCGAGGCGGTGA
- a CDS encoding right-handed parallel beta-helix repeat-containing protein — translation MTNQYSFSRTDGPSFHKCARAIWVEGTAADIANNYMTACGFGVQVQLAQGRQVFVNGNLMEVSRTGIDLLSNAPLPVLEVAGNDITTTSRGINVEETGIAFADAAIRSNTVTLAGKGFGLRLRGVNGLEASSNDIYMEQAVQTAAGIRVNGAVDCTIRENYVAGPGPDNLFFVGLDVLDGSNSVFDCNTFTELGTGVEFEGSCMGSTVSTNTFLPGELGMGRGLVYRNSLVIGQQSHTGNLWEVNTGLPNEGYEGAAAVSFGSGLNDLAFNSYPVNDDGPPISPSSFAFPNINGFPLQFLIDTWFPVDEEGEAGICIPGGIVEPGGPKDIHRQVARGALQDSLYGEALLWTAQLQLYKQLSEAIEWPSDEILDSFYLANANTAISQYYLLEKTKEELFQYDSLQGATLNSWEAQLQELIGHILEKDSLIAAGTLGLEASRDSLLDEASVLCISLDSLENVLLQSQVALAQQALTDNAALTDTAVYQSNEKAFNTLFLNTLAQGTSAMDSVQETALLSIAQDCPLSDGRAVHYARSLYQLITDTDFEDNCEEGQALRGHTLPELITQQEPEGGIRVFPNPASSELFVEGYCGRIELINRVGQAVLKRRLSPEENRHTIHLPQLPDGLYFLKVYRNETLISLHKLVILN, via the coding sequence ATGACAAACCAGTATTCTTTTAGCCGCACCGACGGCCCTTCCTTCCACAAATGCGCCCGCGCCATCTGGGTAGAAGGCACAGCGGCCGACATTGCCAATAACTACATGACGGCCTGCGGCTTTGGCGTACAGGTACAATTGGCGCAGGGCCGCCAGGTGTTCGTCAACGGCAACCTCATGGAAGTCAGCCGGACGGGCATCGACTTGCTGAGCAACGCCCCCCTGCCGGTTTTGGAAGTAGCCGGCAACGACATCACTACCACAAGCCGGGGCATCAACGTCGAGGAAACCGGCATTGCCTTCGCCGACGCAGCCATCCGCTCCAATACCGTCACTCTGGCGGGCAAGGGCTTTGGCCTCCGCCTCCGGGGCGTGAATGGCCTGGAAGCCAGCAGCAATGATATCTATATGGAACAGGCCGTGCAAACGGCCGCCGGCATCCGCGTCAATGGGGCCGTGGATTGTACCATCCGCGAAAACTACGTGGCCGGCCCGGGGCCGGATAACCTATTCTTCGTAGGCCTGGATGTGCTGGATGGCAGCAACTCCGTTTTCGACTGCAATACGTTCACGGAGCTGGGCACGGGGGTGGAGTTTGAGGGTTCTTGCATGGGGAGTACGGTGAGTACGAATACCTTCCTGCCCGGCGAGTTGGGCATGGGCCGGGGGCTAGTGTATAGGAACAGCCTGGTGATTGGACAGCAGAGCCATACGGGCAATTTATGGGAGGTGAATACGGGGCTGCCGAATGAGGGGTATGAGGGGGCGGCGGCGGTGAGTTTTGGGAGTGGGTTAAACGATTTAGCATTTAACAGTTATCCTGTTAATGACGACGGCCCACCTATTAGCCCTTCTTCCTTTGCATTTCCGAATATTAATGGTTTTCCACTTCAATTTTTAATTGATACTTGGTTCCCGGTTGATGAAGAGGGAGAAGCAGGGATATGCATTCCTGGCGGTATAGTAGAACCAGGTGGGCCCAAAGATATCCACCGTCAAGTTGCGCGGGGCGCACTACAGGACAGCCTCTACGGAGAGGCCCTACTTTGGACAGCCCAGCTTCAGCTATACAAGCAGCTAAGCGAAGCTATTGAATGGCCTTCAGACGAGATACTGGATAGCTTTTACCTAGCAAATGCCAATACGGCGATAAGCCAGTACTATCTTCTGGAAAAAACAAAAGAAGAATTGTTCCAGTATGATTCTCTGCAGGGTGCAACATTGAACAGTTGGGAAGCCCAATTGCAGGAGTTGATTGGCCATATCCTCGAAAAAGATAGCCTGATCGCTGCCGGAACTCTGGGCCTGGAAGCCAGCCGGGATAGCCTGTTGGATGAGGCGAGCGTGCTGTGCATTTCTCTGGACTCATTGGAAAATGTATTACTGCAAAGCCAGGTGGCCCTGGCTCAGCAAGCCTTAACCGACAATGCCGCTTTGACAGATACGGCGGTTTACCAATCTAATGAAAAGGCTTTCAATACACTTTTCCTCAACACTCTTGCGCAGGGTACATCGGCTATGGATTCCGTTCAAGAAACTGCTTTACTCAGTATTGCACAAGATTGCCCACTTTCTGACGGGCGGGCAGTTCATTACGCTCGAAGCTTGTATCAGTTGATAACTGATACAGATTTTGAGGATAATTGTGAAGAAGGGCAGGCTTTGCGCGGGCATACCCTTCCCGAGCTGATCACTCAACAAGAGCCTGAGGGCGGTATCCGCGTATTTCCCAACCCCGCTTCCAGCGAGTTATTTGTGGAAGGCTACTGCGGACGTATAGAACTGATCAACCGGGTTGGGCAGGCTGTGTTGAAACGCAGGCTTTCTCCCGAAGAAAACCGCCATACCATTCATTTACCCCAGCTACCCGATGGTTTATATTTCCTTAAGGTGTACAGAAATGAAACTCTGATTTCATTACACAAGCTGGTGATCCTGAATTAA